The genomic region cttggctgctaaaaggttgccgaccgctgttataaggtgtagtgattatcAGTTTATCAGTCAGTGTCTTATTTCATGAATAGTTAGACAATTTGTAACTAAATAAAGTACAAATCATTATAACCCTTAAGGTATCATAACAGTGTTAATTTTGGTTGCTGTTATAGTGTAGACAAATATATTATGCCTTgtttagtacctatgtaaaatatatttataataaagtaCTTTAACATCTGTAAATGGTTTCTGTTTGATTTGAGATAACCCTCCGTATAAAGTAGGGATGTGAGCACGGGGAATTTCGTTCGTTGACACACctgctatctctatcgcaccCAGTTAGCACACAACCCAATAAAAATCTTCACGTGCATTCCGACTTACGCACCGCACACgacaaagtgtcattctatggaacttgcaaactatagttggtcaaaccaatttgtcagtcagtaagaaccaggaaaactatactcatccttttcttttgggtgctaatactagtgtaagatagtatgattctctcagtctatgtttgaaatgacacagtcctttgacaaactatatgtaaataaaagtcACTTGTAAACTCATAACTCGGAGACAATTTCAAtacggcggtttgtttacatagttagcaagttccatagaaataCACtttaggcgtggcgttcaaagggttaaaccaTGGTTTACAGTGTCGTGACAAAcgtgataaagatacattttACTATTCCATTAATGACTTATACATGGTGTATATTTAAATAGTATTAATCATGGTGTTGCGTTATTTCAAATCCATCTGTCACAATTTTCAACAGTCGATCATACGATTCATACGATTTTCGAACGACACTCGCAACGTTCAACTACGCTCAGCTATGCTCgcggttcaattttggaatatctgggggcacggcagtgcccccgccaagtcgagcgcgaaacaaacactgccgtaccatcctttaatggaaccatttcgccgcattttcaggcccctatttgagaacctctggataagaccagaacgcagaaattttcgtcatccagtaagctataatcacatacttaaaatccaaagtttcaagtttgtaggtcatttagttccgaagttaagcgaaattcactcatgatcatcagaatagaattagtacttcccataaactcagagagctgaaatttggtacagagttagggtttaatggccacataaagggtaaacctaaaaatattgcaatatcagtcacgttttaaagatctaagaactgcataagtaagtttgtaatcccatataaatatatgatattgcaaagttactgttgcagttcctacaaatagtaggtaaagtaaaggtacactacgatgtacgatgtgagtatgaatgaagatatgtttagttatgatatgtgtatacatagtatgggtatgagtacccgaaaagaaggactgcctaaaaagagatgagatcccatcaaaaacattacatgtaaaaaggtgcaagtctcgcaacgcttttactacaaaaaagttttgagatgtaatgtgaaaccaagtcggttattttaatcagtgccagggggtgttaaaaccgtatcaataagatatctttaatttgtaatacatataatgacttggcaatcgcacataatgctttactcgtaccgtactcgtaaatatgtgtaatgctcaaactgcaattagcgctagcgttatgttcaattagaattatttttaataggtgacgatgatccttttgtcattatgcagccgtgcgatggccaagtcattatacgtattacaaattaaagatatcttattgatacggttttaacaccccctggcactgattaaaataaccgacttggtttcacattacatctcaaaacttttttgtagtaaaagcgttgcaagacttgcacctttttacatgtaatgtttttgatgggatctaaTATTCTTATTAGAATAAAAGCTTCATCCGATTTACACGAAACGCTATTAGGTTTCCATGATTGAATGAAAAACAATAATTAGCTCATATACGATTAAATACCTGTTAGAATTATACTTGGAATTGGAAGAGTCGGACAGTGTCgtctaataaaaaaaccggccaagtgcgagtcggactcgcgcacggagggttccgcaccatcaacaaaaaatagagcaaaacaagcaaaaagaaaaccagcaaaaaaacggccacccgtccaagtactgaccccgcccgacgttgcttaacttcggtcaaaaatcacgttgtatgggagccccacttaaatctttattttattctgtttttagtatgtatttgttgttatagcggcaacagaaatacatcatctgtgaaaatgtcaactgtctagctatcacggttcgtgagatacagcctggtgacagatagacggacggacagcgcagtcttagtaatagggtcccgtttttaccctttgggtacggaaccctaataatgcGTTTTTTTTACAGGCGATCAAAGAGGCGTGCTTATTAACAACTTCACGTCAGAGGAAATAGCGAACGTCAGAGTGTTCCATGAAATGAACTCGAGAAAGTATCAAGCTTACTTGTATTCGGTATTTGCTGCTGAAGTTAAATAATTGAATACATTATTGAAGATTGTAACgcattagcgccacttgcaccatccctctaacgcggggttaagcggttaaaccgttaactctgtgtcaaattgtactggtaaccatggtaactccaggtttcaccggttaaccctgggttattgggatggtgcaagtggcgctactTTATTGTATGGACAATTAACAAGTGAAAAGTTTGTTTTACCCGACATTCAAAAAGTATAGAGTTATTCTCAATTTGATGTTTTAGGACATTTACCTCtacccaataaataaatatacaaaagcATAAATAGTGGCTATAATATAAGTGTAATAAGTACTTATGACGATGATAATTgtgaaaattatgtcatttCGGCCGATaggcattttttattattttgaaaacTAAGCACGGTAAAAATACTAAGCACGGTAAAAAAACTAAGCACGGTAAAATTTGAGATGATCTTCTTAACGAAATAATGTGTTCAAATATCGACCTTGCTGTCAATGTaagaataggtacatattttgtaataacagtTTTTGTAAATTATCCACATTTTAAATGTAAACTATGCAAATTGATAAGAATTGACCTATAGATACTAGGTGTTACATTTGTCGTCATAACGTTTAGCTAAGACAAGATAAAATGATACAATTTAGGCTTTTATCAGAAAGTAATTAGGGTATAATTTTATATGAAGTTATTGAGATAAGTAATCATTGGTAGGTAGGATTGATTTTTACAAACATGTATTTAAGTAATTACGATAATTGATTGATTTCTACAAATTGGTTTTTAGAAACATGTGTGTCATTACGATATGATATTCGTATTGATATTGTATTTTCTGTTGCAAATAAATGATGCTGTATTTATAGCTACTATACGTAATCTAGGTaggtgggcgttttctaaaataaatattgaaaacccgattttCTCaaatcctggtgtttttgggttctttcaactcagaatcagtagcatattcaatcctggtgataaaaaaaattgtcccaaaattttgtatgaaaattgtacattccactacgtcacgttacatacaagtgaaactttttctcatactaaaaacgtgacgtaatggaatggacattttgggacatctttttttaatggtagaatggagagtgctgtcgattctgagtagaatgagcccaagaatgttcagatttgaaagaatcgggttttcgatatttattttcgaAAAAGCCcaggtaggtaccgtaaaagtataaaccttcgcccaccgcgtcacagttcagtataAGCGAAATAACTTAGTAACTAGTAACTTAGTAGGTAGTTACAGATTTGTTACAGATACACTTTATTCAGAACTTACTTGAATTTGTTTCGCCTTTTTACTATATCTGAAGgatgtctggaagagatcgctgtttagcgataagtccgcctgttgttacctacatatttgtagGATGGTACGTGTTCGTACTTATATACCATTTatttttgtagtgtgcaatatagcattttattattcttcttcttccagTGCTATCTCCTACCGTAGGTCGGCTATCATGAGggctataccacagaataaataatagtactaggtacagaagactcactctctaacaaaacgggtctgttacgatcagcacagatatggccgctaggtggcgacagcgccacgcgcggcttatggctagccaccaaaattggtgtggaacggatgtactttaagctatctgtagcaaagcgacgaaatcgcggagtgagccacgcctggctatACGAACTTTAGACACAGCTGATGCGCGGAATAATGAGCGTGTGCTGTTTGGACCATGTTCGGAGATTTTTGAGCCATGATGATGAGTTACGTCTTCGTCCGGATGATCTTTTCCCTTGGATCTTTCCTTGGATAATGAGTTGAAGGAGTTCATACTTTCCGTTTCGCATGATATGACCAAGGTACTCTAGTTTGCGTTTTTTGACTGTCTTTAAAACCTCGACCTCTCTATTTACTAACTGCAGCACTCTTTCGTTAGTTATTCTATCCGTCCATGATAATTTTATGACATTCTTCTGTACATTTCATCCACATTTCGAATGCCTCCAAGCGTTTACACATATTCTTGGTCAGTCCACGATTCTACTCCATACAGAAGAACCGAGAtcgtattattaataataaagtaCACCATAACTTACAACGTAAACAGTATGTTTTTATTTGATGAACTTGAGGACATCATGTTATTTGCCGTTTTATGGTTTCGATAACCTCTCGCTATGTTATCGTCTTATCGTTGTTATGGCATTCGCGACCATCATGCTACATTATCATGGTGAATATGTTTGTTGTTTTCCATTCCATGGcgtgtagggtaattcgccactaactggccaccggccaataactggctaccctaaactaaaaatgaattctattcacctataagtaAATAGGATTCATATTATTacaaggtttcaataactggccaaaCTTTCTTGAATATGGGTATTTAAAAAAGCTATATACAGTCTTCTCAGGCACCTATATAGGTACTTTCGCCTGGATCATATCAGTAATAGTTGAATTGAGACATGGCAATCTTATATTGTTCTTCTAATTGAGGGAATTAATATTTTGAACGCGATCAAATAGAAACAAAATAtgtggtccttcgaaccggatcggGAAGCTACAGACCACCGACAGGGATGCAGCAAAGCGAGCTTTTGATCTGGACGACTCTGATCTTGATCTTGATGATTAATCATATAAATGGCATATCTTCATTACCCAAGTTGGAAACCTAAAAAATTGTTGCAAAACGATTATGCCTACATTGTAATACGAAAAGCCTTTTTAAAAACACTCACGTTCTACGGTCACACGATATGATTAAGCGATTTGTTATGCCACTTGTTTGGCAATACGTAATAAGTGATAAAGCTCGACCTTTGACAGCAGTTGACTTATTATCAGACCAAGCATTTCCAATCGTCAACGAGCTCAGGCCAGTCAGAACCAACGTAACCATGATGACATCCGACATCATGGTGATGGTGCTTGAGGACATCCATCTCTGTCACACCAATATTACAGGAGAGATAAAGATGGAGGTACAGTCTTCAAGTTCCGACAACTGCGGTAACTACTCTTACGGCTTGGCCACGACTATGCGCGACTgccttcggctaaggcgaaaaccataggTACGTAGGAACATGTTTCGGGAATctcgaaacggctctaacgattcgatgaaatttgctatatgggggtttttgggggcgaaaaatcgatctagctaggtcttatctctggtaaaacgcgcatttttgagtttttatatgtttgcgagcaaagctcggtctcccagatattgaacaTAATCCAAGAAAGTTAGAAATGGTTTGTGCAGTTTGCTAATACATTTAAGTGATAAGAATTGACCTTCGCATCATCACCGACTGACCTGTTATCAGTTGCTGTTTAAAGCATTTAAAGTCCGCTCTTTGCTGGAGACGCGCATTGTCCCGTGAACAAGCAAACGCAACATGTCTAGAGATGTAAGTAAAATAGTATTacttattttagtatttttacaagcttttatttactttcacctgtcccgttgtctgtctgtctgtaatcaaatcttgcaagttaaatttgatccacttcccggtttccgattgagctgaaattttgcatacacatgtaagtcgggtgacaatgcaatattatggtaccatcgagctgatctgatgatggagacaggaggtggccataggaactctgtgatgaaacaacgcaacctaacagtgttaggggtttttagaattgtctcgatgagtattagttgtctgtcgtaagaaaagtacagtcagcgataaaaacttgtaccaaaaatgatttgccaaaaacttattttggtaAGTATTACATGATAGGCTGAAGTCACCTTTTGGTATTAACGATCAAGCGACGACTCCAACTTTAGTCTTATTTCTATGATAACGTACATAAGATTTAGCAAAGAATCGATTATTCTAGTTAACCCGTGCCCTCTAAATATTATTCAGTTATAAAACAATGTTGAatagaaagagaaaccgaattCACAACAGTTTGTAATGCCAATTCACATTATTTACGACCAAATATGTGCATCACATATCACATTACATTCCGAATTCACGACGTTTTCCATTGCATTGCCAATGCTATTAACATTATTTACGACCAAAAGTGCatcacattacattacattagcaATAACATAGGTACAAATCCATTAAATCCGGCACGGGGGAAAAATTTCCGCAACGTAGGTAACGTAACGTAGACGTAAAATACTTGTCGTGGAAGACTTCCATTTTAGTCTTCATCAGTCCATTCCACGAAATAGCATTGTTCGATAAAATCACTACCTATATACCTGTATAATTGTGCCTATCAAATTTGAGTCGTTCCCCTCGATCCCTCGTAGATGCCATCATTAGAACTAGACTTTGACAAAAATGGGCGCAATGTTATACttacaaacaaaaaattaacTCTCCAAATCGGTTTAGAAATGacgacaacgccgtcctcgaaacgtcggaggtaaatcttaaaacttagatacgcgattaagtcccgttgtataatttaatatgtgtaaaaatcgtgaaagtttaaatcagtgttagaaatAACAAAGTtctacaaacataaaaaaatcggctaagtgcgagtcggactcgcgcatcgtgttccaagggttccgtacattacgtcggactcacgcttgactgcacatttctaatacgttttcctgtcatctacttataggtaaaaaactacttattttgtgtatttttttcaaaatgttagacccagtagtttcggagataaagataaaggtcggagggaatggtcggacagacagacagacgcacgagtgatcctataaaggtTCCTTTTTTTCCttctgaggtacggaaccctaaaaataacaaaaaaatacaaccgaattgagaaCTTACTCCTTTTGGAATTTGGAAGTCTGttaatagcgctggcggtacaccgagaaattcagtacaATGCTGCAAATTATGTTagaggtatgaaaatcggtaagattgatctttagaacatttgaaacaatttgacccgaagcaccaacaaataaaaaaaacgagagaagttatgacgtcatctttttttgtatggaattttaaaaaaaatgtttagaaacctatagtgtgtggtattaaacgaaagggctttctgagccgattccaaaaatacatCTGATGTGTATTTGTATATACCTATACGTAGTTATAGGGCGGTTGCGCCGACTGCTTAACCAGTAATAAACTAGCTTGCGAACTAGACGGTTGTTTCACTCATACACCTCAGTGTCGAACGAGGATTCTGAAGTACCCGCgctaagtgaaaaaaaaaaatggcttaTTTTGGAAATTTAGCGAATTTCGATCACAAAACTGGTGAATGGCAGATATTTCACAGCAaattaaagcaattttttgtgGTGAATAAAGTTGTGGATGAAGAGGACAAGCGCGCCCTTTTGTTCACTCTCATGACAGACGAAACCTACCGCTTGTTACGTAACTTGGCTCATCCAAAGGAATTAGAGGAGCTCGAGTTCAAAGAGCTAGTGAAATTACTCGATGGCCACTTCAAGAAAAAGCAGTGTACGTACGCTGATAAGGCCAAGTTTTATGCTGCGACGAGAGTACCAAGCGAGACTTTAGGGGACTGGGCGGCGCGATTAAGAGGATTAGCAACTTATTGCAATTTTGGCGCGGCCCTGGAAGCGAATTTAGCAGATCGTTTCATCCTAGGCTTGGGCTCGGGGCCCGAGCgtgataaattatttgaaaaaacgGCTACCCTTTCGATGGCGGAGGCTCTGGAGATTGCAGAGAAAGCGGCGGTCGCTAGGGAAGCGAAGACGGAGATGGCGGCAACTGTCAAAGAAGAGCCCGTATTTTATGGGGCTAGTGGTAATGGGCACGGCCGAGGCGGCTGGAACAAAGGGCATCGCGGCCGTAGCAACAGCGGTGGCGGAAACCGGCCGGCCGGAGGCGACCAGGGGCAGCGAGATGATTTCCGTTGTGCCGTTTGTGGAATGAGAAACCATGATGTAGATAGTTGCCGTTACAAGAATTATCGATGCCAGAAATGTGGAGTTATAGGACATTTGAAAAAAGTATGTAAAAGCAAGATTTCGCGAGTGAACTGCATCGCCACTGAACGGGAGGAAAACGTGACCGAAGGAGCTGAGCAGTGTTGTAGGGAGTGCCAAAACTTTAATTTAAGGTACGTGCCTAATATTAAACCAATTATCTTCGATGTGATTTTAGATGGTAAAATTTTATCCATGGAACTAGATTGCGGTTCAGGAGTGTGCGTCATTTCAGACAGTTTGTATTACGAGATGTTTTCTGAGTACCAGTTACAAAAATGTGACCTTAAGATGTGGTTTTACACAGGCCATCAAATCTCGCCACTCGGCTGTTTTCAAATAGGGGCTACTTACAACAATAGAAccgagaaaattaatatatttgttgTAATTAACGGTGGCCCGCCCTTGCTTGGTCGAGATTTTATGGCCGCCTTTGACTTGATTGTAACAACAAAGACAAACCTAAATAGTATTGGAAATGATAATGATGTACACCAATTGTTAGAACAATATCCTGACGTTTGGCGCGATGAGCTCGGTTCATTTAACAAGTTCAAGGTCACCTTGCGTCTCAAGGAAAATTCATACCCAAAATTTTTTAAACCACGGTCTGTTCCCTTTGCCTTAAAAGCCAAGGTAGAGGAAGAACTGGATAGGTTAGTAAAGTTAGGTAT from Cydia amplana chromosome 19, ilCydAmpl1.1, whole genome shotgun sequence harbors:
- the LOC134656749 gene encoding uncharacterized protein LOC134656749; translated protein: MAYFGNLANFDHKTGEWQIFHSKLKQFFVVNKVVDEEDKRALLFTLMTDETYRLLRNLAHPKELEELEFKELVKLLDGHFKKKQCTYADKAKFYAATRVPSETLGDWAARLRGLATYCNFGAALEANLADRFILGLGSGPERDKLFEKTATLSMAEALEIAEKAAVAREAKTEMAATVKEEPVFYGASGNGHGRGGWNKGHRGRSNSGGGNRPAGGDQGQRDDFRCAVCGMRNHDVDSCRYKNYRCQKCGVIGHLKKVCKSKISRVNCIATEREENVTEGAEQCCRECQNFNLRS